A stretch of Halopiger aswanensis DNA encodes these proteins:
- a CDS encoding FAD-binding and (Fe-S)-binding domain-containing protein has protein sequence MAVEKPQGDLSNYERFRDELEHDYEDVSEYAKLASDLRDVVKGEVRFDEYAQVLYATDGSIYKARPAGAVLPRDVEDVQNAVRVAAEHDVPIIARGAGSSLGGQAVGPGCVVLDMSTYMDDILEIDPERHRARVQPGVVQDHFDEAAAQYGLKFAPDPASSNRATIGGGIGNNSTGAHSVRYGITDAYTEELRVVLSDGSLIHTREVVLDSEEWEEIVSKDDREAEIYRTVRLLVEENENEIEARYPDLKRNVSGYNLDRVIYENEDNEEVINLSKLFVGAESTLGVVVEAEISLVTLPEETSLVLYCFEELIDALEAVPEALEFNPSAVELMDNEVFRLARESEQFSRYEEPVPEGTEAALMLEFDSELYDDLEAPIRQTNAHFVDDGDAFEAIEAYSDKDQNRLWKLRKAAIPLLMSLEGNPKPYPFIEDATVPPAELAEYVEKFMDVLDEHDTSAAYFAHAGSGTLHIRPILNLKEDEGIQTMQSITEDVTDLVLEHHGSFSGEHGDGLARTAFNPKMYGEDLWDAFKDVKSAFDPDWLMNPGKVVFREENPTDMRENLRYGAAYSSIEPQTKLDFSDEGGFSHLVELCNGCGTCRQTDDVMCPTYRGMKDEIATTRGRANMLRAAISGEIPEEELYSDRFQEEVLDLCVGCKGCKSDCPTGVDLAKLKAETKHQYHEREGIGLRERLFGNINTVSKIGSALAPLSNFGQKLPGSDFVMENVFGIAPERELPSFERESLQDWYAKRGPRVDPADADRKVVLFPDTYTNYSYPRVGKATVRVLESAGVHVAIPDDVAPSGRAAFSIGMLDAAETRARTNIDLFTDYIEQGYEIVAVEPSDAVAFQDDYLDLVNTPEAERVAEHAYGVSEYMDTYRLVERLPLDDTDETLAYHGHCHQKATGKDHHAVGVLRRVGYTVDPIDSSCCGMAGSFGYEAEHYDISKAIGEQLYEKLDESDGTPVAPGASCRSQIGDRDARDEKPPHPIEKVNELLTSP, from the coding sequence ATGGCTGTCGAGAAGCCCCAAGGCGATCTCAGTAACTACGAAAGGTTTAGGGACGAACTTGAGCACGACTACGAGGACGTCAGCGAGTACGCCAAGCTCGCTTCAGATCTTCGTGATGTAGTTAAGGGTGAAGTTCGATTCGACGAGTACGCTCAGGTCTTGTATGCGACCGACGGGAGCATCTATAAAGCGCGGCCGGCGGGCGCCGTTCTCCCTCGTGACGTCGAGGACGTGCAAAACGCAGTGCGGGTCGCGGCCGAACACGACGTTCCGATTATCGCCCGCGGCGCCGGTTCGTCGCTTGGCGGACAGGCGGTCGGTCCGGGCTGCGTCGTACTCGATATGTCGACGTACATGGACGATATTCTCGAGATCGATCCCGAACGGCATCGGGCACGAGTGCAGCCGGGTGTCGTTCAGGACCACTTCGACGAAGCGGCCGCCCAGTACGGCCTCAAGTTCGCTCCGGATCCCGCGTCATCAAATCGCGCGACGATCGGCGGCGGGATCGGAAACAACTCAACTGGGGCCCACTCCGTCCGATATGGGATCACCGACGCCTACACTGAGGAGTTACGAGTCGTCCTCTCGGACGGCTCGCTAATCCACACTCGAGAGGTCGTCCTCGACTCGGAGGAGTGGGAGGAGATCGTTTCGAAGGACGATCGTGAGGCCGAAATCTACCGCACCGTCCGATTGCTCGTCGAGGAGAATGAGAATGAAATCGAGGCGCGGTATCCTGACCTCAAGCGCAACGTCTCCGGGTACAATCTCGACAGGGTGATCTACGAAAACGAGGACAACGAGGAGGTTATCAACCTCTCGAAACTGTTCGTCGGCGCGGAATCGACGCTCGGCGTAGTTGTCGAGGCTGAGATCAGTCTCGTAACCCTTCCGGAGGAAACCTCTCTCGTGCTCTACTGTTTCGAGGAGCTGATTGACGCCCTCGAGGCGGTCCCCGAAGCGCTCGAGTTCAATCCTAGCGCGGTCGAATTGATGGACAACGAGGTATTTCGGCTTGCCCGCGAATCCGAACAGTTCTCCCGCTACGAGGAGCCAGTTCCGGAGGGGACGGAGGCCGCCCTCATGCTGGAGTTCGACTCCGAACTCTACGACGATCTCGAGGCGCCGATCCGGCAGACGAACGCGCACTTCGTTGACGACGGGGACGCCTTCGAGGCGATTGAAGCCTACAGCGATAAGGACCAAAACAGACTCTGGAAACTCCGAAAAGCGGCCATTCCGCTGCTGATGAGCCTCGAGGGGAATCCGAAGCCGTATCCTTTCATTGAGGACGCGACGGTTCCGCCCGCGGAACTCGCCGAGTACGTCGAGAAGTTCATGGACGTTCTCGATGAGCATGACACCTCCGCGGCGTATTTCGCGCACGCAGGGAGCGGGACACTCCACATCCGCCCCATTCTCAATCTCAAGGAGGACGAAGGAATCCAGACAATGCAATCGATCACCGAGGACGTGACTGACCTCGTCCTCGAACACCACGGGTCGTTCTCCGGAGAGCACGGCGACGGCCTCGCCCGTACGGCGTTCAACCCGAAAATGTACGGTGAGGACCTCTGGGACGCGTTCAAAGATGTCAAATCCGCCTTCGATCCCGACTGGCTGATGAATCCGGGAAAGGTCGTCTTCCGCGAAGAGAACCCGACCGACATGCGCGAGAACCTCCGGTACGGCGCGGCTTACTCCTCGATCGAACCCCAAACGAAGCTCGACTTCTCCGACGAGGGCGGTTTCTCTCACCTCGTCGAGCTCTGTAACGGTTGCGGCACGTGCCGACAAACCGACGACGTGATGTGTCCGACATATCGCGGCATGAAAGACGAGATCGCGACGACCCGCGGCCGCGCGAACATGCTCCGGGCGGCGATATCCGGTGAAATCCCGGAGGAGGAGCTGTATTCCGACCGATTCCAAGAAGAAGTTCTCGATCTTTGCGTCGGCTGTAAGGGCTGCAAGAGCGACTGTCCGACCGGGGTCGATCTGGCGAAGCTGAAAGCAGAGACAAAACATCAGTACCATGAGCGCGAAGGGATCGGTCTGCGAGAGCGCTTGTTCGGCAACATCAATACGGTCTCGAAGATCGGAAGCGCGCTTGCCCCGCTCTCGAACTTCGGTCAGAAGCTACCAGGAAGTGATTTCGTGATGGAGAACGTTTTCGGAATCGCACCCGAGCGCGAACTCCCGTCGTTCGAGCGAGAATCCTTGCAGGACTGGTACGCCAAGCGCGGACCGCGGGTCGACCCGGCGGACGCCGACCGCAAAGTCGTGCTCTTCCCCGATACCTACACGAACTACAGCTACCCCCGGGTCGGGAAAGCAACCGTCCGCGTGCTCGAGTCGGCGGGCGTCCACGTCGCGATTCCCGACGACGTCGCCCCGAGTGGCCGTGCAGCGTTCTCGATCGGGATGCTCGACGCTGCCGAAACCCGTGCTCGGACGAACATCGACCTGTTCACCGATTACATCGAGCAAGGATATGAGATCGTCGCCGTCGAGCCGTCCGATGCCGTCGCGTTTCAGGATGATTACCTCGATCTGGTGAATACCCCCGAAGCGGAGCGGGTCGCCGAGCACGCGTACGGCGTCAGTGAGTACATGGACACGTATCGGCTCGTCGAGCGACTTCCCCTTGATGACACCGACGAGACCCTCGCGTACCACGGCCACTGCCATCAGAAGGCGACCGGGAAGGATCACCATGCCGTCGGCGTACTCCGCCGTGTCGGCTACACGGTCGATCCGATCGACTCGAGTTGCTGTGGCATGGCCGGGTCGTTCGGCTACGAGGCGGAACACTACGATATCTCGAAAGCGATTGGCGAACAGCTCTACGAGAAGCTTGACGAGAGCGACGGCACGCCGGTCGCACCGGGCGCCTCATGCCGGAGTCAGATCGGTGATCGTGACGCCCGAGACGAGAAGCCTCCGCATCCGATCGAAAAGGTAAATGAACTGCTCACGAGCCCGTAA
- a CDS encoding MOFRL family protein, protein MTRSTFRWAEPRVRSQRVSDAHSKRIIVASVDTDGIDGGTDAAGAVAAPSDVTREEGRAALANNVSSF, encoded by the coding sequence TTGACGAGAAGCACGTTTCGGTGGGCCGAACCAAGAGTTCGTTCTCAGCGGGTAAGCGACGCTCATTCCAAGAGGATCATAGTCGCGAGCGTCGATACCGACGGCATCGATGGCGGAACCGACGCTGCCGGTGCCGTCGCGGCTCCGTCGGACGTTACGCGCGAGGAAGGGCGTGCAGCCCTCGCGAACAACGTTTCCAGCTTTTGA
- a CDS encoding NADP-dependent malic enzyme: MSLEDESLDYHAADPPGKIAISTTKPTNTQRDLSLAYSPGVAGPCRAIDEKPNDAYSYTAKGNLVGVVSNGSAVLGLGDIGSQASKPVMEGKGVLFKRFADIDVFDIELNEDDPDEFAAAIEMMEPTFGGINLEDIKAPECFRIEERLRKEMSIPVFHDDQHGTAIISGAALLNAAEVVEKPLEDLEVVFSGAGASAIATARFYVSLGVRKENITMCDSTGIITEDRAPEINEFKRQFARNLPEGGLADAMEGADVFVGLSAGDIVSQDMVRSMASEPIIFAMANPDPEIGYEEAKEARDDTVIMATGRSDYPNQVNNVLGFPFIFRGALDVRATEINEEMKVACAEALAKLAREDVPDAVIEAYGDQPLRFGPEYILPKPIDPRVLFEVAPAVARAAIESGAARIEIDLEEYREQLEARLGKSREMMRVVLNKAKSDPKRLVLAEGEDEKMIRAAYQIADEGIGDPVLLGDESTIQETVGELGLEYDPDIVDPSTNGYEEYADKLYESRKRKGVTRSEAEDLIENDTNYLGSVMVDSGDADAMLTGLTHHYPSALRPPLQVIGTGEDTAAGVYLLTVNNRVVFIADATVNQDPDAETLAEITRHTAALARRFDVEPRAAMLSYSDFGSVDNERTRKPREAARLLQDDVEVDFPVDGEMQADTAVVEDILEGTYGFSELDKPANVLVFPNLESGNIGYKLLQRIGGAEAIGPMLVGMEKPVHVLQRGDEVKDIVNLAAVAVVDAQRRGE; this comes from the coding sequence ATGTCCCTTGAGGACGAGTCACTCGATTATCACGCGGCGGATCCGCCCGGAAAGATAGCAATCTCGACCACGAAGCCGACGAACACCCAGCGGGACCTCTCGCTGGCGTATTCGCCCGGTGTCGCCGGCCCCTGTCGGGCCATCGATGAGAAACCGAACGACGCGTATTCGTACACGGCGAAGGGCAACCTCGTCGGCGTCGTCTCGAACGGGTCCGCCGTCCTCGGGCTGGGAGATATCGGTTCCCAGGCGTCGAAGCCCGTGATGGAGGGCAAAGGCGTCCTCTTCAAGCGCTTCGCCGATATCGACGTGTTCGACATCGAACTCAACGAGGACGACCCCGACGAGTTCGCGGCGGCAATCGAGATGATGGAGCCGACGTTCGGCGGAATCAATCTCGAGGACATCAAGGCCCCCGAGTGTTTCAGGATCGAGGAGCGCCTCCGCAAGGAGATGTCGATTCCCGTCTTCCACGACGACCAGCACGGCACTGCAATCATCTCCGGAGCGGCACTTCTCAACGCCGCCGAAGTGGTCGAGAAGCCTCTCGAGGATCTCGAGGTCGTCTTTTCCGGCGCCGGGGCGAGCGCAATCGCGACGGCACGGTTTTACGTCTCGCTCGGCGTCCGGAAGGAGAACATCACGATGTGCGACTCGACAGGGATCATCACTGAGGACCGTGCCCCGGAGATAAACGAGTTCAAGCGCCAGTTCGCTCGTAACCTCCCGGAAGGAGGGCTGGCGGACGCGATGGAGGGCGCTGACGTCTTCGTCGGGCTGTCGGCCGGCGACATCGTTTCGCAGGACATGGTCCGCTCGATGGCCTCGGAACCGATCATCTTCGCAATGGCGAATCCGGATCCCGAAATCGGTTATGAGGAAGCCAAGGAGGCTCGCGACGATACGGTCATCATGGCCACTGGACGTTCAGACTACCCGAACCAGGTCAACAACGTCCTCGGGTTCCCCTTCATCTTCCGCGGCGCCTTGGATGTCCGGGCAACCGAGATCAACGAGGAGATGAAGGTCGCCTGCGCTGAAGCACTCGCCAAACTCGCCCGCGAGGACGTCCCTGACGCCGTGATCGAGGCCTATGGCGATCAGCCCCTCCGGTTCGGTCCGGAGTACATTCTCCCCAAACCGATCGATCCGCGCGTGCTGTTCGAAGTCGCCCCAGCCGTGGCACGCGCGGCAATAGAAAGCGGCGCCGCGCGGATCGAAATCGACCTCGAGGAGTACCGGGAGCAACTAGAAGCGCGTCTCGGGAAGTCCCGCGAAATGATGCGTGTGGTCCTGAACAAGGCCAAGAGCGATCCGAAGCGGCTGGTGCTGGCTGAAGGCGAGGACGAAAAGATGATTCGGGCAGCCTACCAGATCGCGGACGAAGGGATCGGCGATCCAGTGCTGCTCGGTGACGAATCCACCATTCAGGAGACCGTCGGAGAACTCGGTCTCGAGTACGATCCCGACATCGTGGATCCGTCGACGAACGGCTACGAGGAGTACGCGGACAAGCTGTACGAGAGCCGCAAGCGAAAAGGCGTAACCCGAAGCGAAGCCGAGGACCTGATCGAGAACGACACGAACTACCTCGGTAGCGTCATGGTCGACAGCGGCGACGCCGATGCGATGCTCACCGGACTCACCCACCATTACCCGTCAGCGCTCCGGCCTCCCCTACAGGTGATCGGGACCGGCGAGGATACCGCCGCCGGCGTGTATCTGCTCACCGTTAACAACCGAGTCGTCTTCATTGCCGACGCGACGGTCAACCAAGATCCAGATGCTGAAACGCTCGCGGAGATCACCCGCCATACGGCCGCACTCGCCCGCCGCTTCGACGTCGAGCCACGAGCGGCGATGCTCTCCTACTCCGATTTCGGTAGCGTCGATAACGAGCGGACTCGTAAACCACGGGAAGCCGCTCGCCTCCTGCAGGACGATGTTGAAGTCGACTTCCCGGTCGACGGAGAAATGCAGGCAGACACTGCCGTCGTTGAAGACATCCTCGAGGGCACCTACGGCTTCTCCGAGCTCGACAAACCGGCGAACGTGCTCGTCTTCCCGAACCTGGAATCGGGGAACATCGGCTACAAACTCCTCCAGCGAATTGGCGGTGCAGAAGCGATCGGGCCCATGCTCGTCGGGATGGAGAAACCGGTTCACGTCCTGCAGCGGGGCGACGAGGTCAAAGATATCGTCAATCTCGCCGCGGTCGCCGTCGTCGACGCCCAGCGACGGGGCGAGTGA
- the ddh gene encoding D-2-hydroxyacid dehydrogenase, whose amino-acid sequence MGRPDLDQLYVHESVENVIPKEAFVDAFDDLSIPTALVGDGHEFGRTDAIATYVPRPEFLDAGWVHCIRAGYDEFDTEAYEDAGVRLTNSTGIHGSTVGELALSFMLSLARLDHRYRDHQNQRTWWEPPYDRPFTIENERACVVGLGTIGKAIATRCDAMGMEVVGVRRSDEPVPGVSDIFSPDELHEAIEDARFVVLTVPHTPETDGMLSDEEFELMRDDAYVINVARGPIVDEDALVDALEDDEIAGAGLDVFETEPLPEASPLWDFDEVIISPHKASATNRYHLDLADLVMENVHRYQSGDLLKNRVA is encoded by the coding sequence ATGGGCCGGCCAGACCTCGATCAGTTGTACGTGCACGAATCGGTCGAAAACGTGATCCCCAAGGAGGCGTTCGTCGACGCGTTCGACGACCTTTCGATTCCGACTGCACTCGTCGGCGACGGTCACGAATTTGGTCGGACCGACGCCATCGCGACGTACGTTCCTCGACCGGAGTTTCTAGATGCCGGATGGGTTCATTGTATTCGAGCCGGGTATGATGAGTTCGATACCGAGGCATACGAGGACGCTGGCGTTCGACTGACGAACAGTACCGGCATTCACGGGTCGACTGTCGGCGAACTCGCACTCAGTTTCATGCTTTCGCTCGCCCGACTGGACCATCGATACCGCGATCACCAAAATCAGCGCACTTGGTGGGAGCCGCCGTACGACCGCCCGTTCACGATCGAGAACGAACGCGCCTGCGTAGTCGGACTCGGAACGATCGGTAAAGCAATCGCGACACGCTGTGATGCCATGGGTATGGAGGTTGTCGGCGTTCGTCGCTCTGACGAACCGGTACCTGGTGTCTCCGATATCTTCAGTCCCGATGAACTTCACGAAGCGATTGAAGACGCCAGATTCGTCGTTCTCACTGTCCCCCATACGCCGGAAACAGACGGCATGTTGAGCGACGAGGAGTTTGAACTGATGCGCGATGACGCATACGTGATCAACGTCGCTCGCGGTCCGATCGTCGATGAGGACGCATTGGTCGACGCCCTCGAGGACGACGAAATCGCGGGTGCGGGACTCGACGTGTTCGAAACGGAACCGCTACCGGAAGCGTCGCCGTTGTGGGATTTCGACGAGGTGATCATCTCGCCTCATAAGGCCTCCGCGACGAACCGGTATCACCTTGATCTCGCCGACCTTGTCATGGAAAACGTCCACCGATATCAGTCGGGGGATCTGCTCAAAAATCGGGTGGCTTGA
- a CDS encoding PPC domain-containing DNA-binding protein: MEYREVNPTREYLARLETGNDWRSEIEALAREEDVEAGWFNAMGAVQEAEIWFYDQNEQTYRSVTFDEPLEVAACVGNVAKLDDDIFAHTHAVLSRRDGETLAGHLDSATVFAGEVHLRAFDETLERTPHERTGLDLWLNE; encoded by the coding sequence ATGGAGTACCGAGAAGTAAATCCGACGCGTGAGTACCTCGCGCGACTCGAGACGGGGAACGACTGGCGAAGCGAGATTGAAGCACTTGCCCGCGAAGAAGATGTCGAGGCCGGCTGGTTCAACGCGATGGGCGCCGTGCAGGAAGCAGAGATTTGGTTTTACGATCAAAACGAGCAAACGTACCGGTCGGTGACGTTCGACGAACCGCTCGAGGTCGCTGCATGTGTCGGGAACGTTGCCAAGCTTGACGACGATATCTTCGCGCACACACACGCTGTCCTCTCGCGGCGGGACGGCGAAACGCTCGCCGGTCACCTCGACTCGGCAACGGTGTTCGCTGGCGAAGTCCACCTCCGGGCCTTCGACGAAACCCTAGAACGGACCCCCCACGAGCGGACCGGACTCGATCTTTGGCTCAACGAGTAA
- a CDS encoding isocitrate/isopropylmalate dehydrogenase family protein, translated as MAYEVASIPGDGIGPEVVDAIQPLLEDVSSAFGVELEMTRYEWGSERHLQEGAMMPDNGLDELAGYDAILLGAIGHPDVPDHVTLNNLLLPIRKGFDQAICKRPAILFDGVESPLEEYSGGDIDFVVYRENTEGEYADMGGQEHPGHNHEVAVQSAVFTRTGTERIVRAAFEAATERNGKLTSITKSNAQAHSMVFWDQIVEEIAAEYPEVTVERLLVDAASMDFIRRPEEFDVVVASNLFGDILTDIGAIITGSMGLAPSANINVSGEYPSMFEPVHGSAPDIAGDSVANPLATILSVAMMLDHLGEAEASDALWAAVEEQLADSDAPRTPDLSGSARTEDVVADLRTRI; from the coding sequence ATGGCCTACGAAGTGGCGAGTATCCCAGGTGACGGTATCGGACCGGAAGTCGTGGACGCAATCCAACCGCTCCTTGAGGACGTGTCATCGGCGTTCGGTGTCGAACTCGAGATGACTCGATACGAGTGGGGTTCCGAACGGCATCTTCAAGAGGGGGCGATGATGCCCGACAATGGACTCGACGAACTGGCAGGATACGACGCGATCTTGCTCGGCGCAATCGGACACCCCGACGTCCCGGACCACGTCACGTTGAACAACTTGCTACTCCCGATCCGGAAGGGATTCGATCAGGCGATCTGTAAGCGGCCGGCGATCCTTTTCGACGGCGTCGAAAGCCCTCTCGAGGAGTACAGCGGTGGCGATATCGACTTCGTCGTCTACCGCGAGAATACGGAAGGGGAGTACGCTGATATGGGCGGACAGGAACACCCCGGACACAACCACGAAGTCGCCGTTCAGAGCGCGGTGTTTACTCGAACGGGGACCGAACGGATCGTCCGCGCCGCCTTCGAGGCTGCGACCGAACGCAACGGGAAGCTCACCAGCATCACAAAGTCGAACGCACAAGCCCACAGCATGGTGTTCTGGGACCAGATCGTTGAGGAGATCGCGGCGGAGTACCCCGAGGTGACGGTGGAACGCCTGCTCGTCGACGCGGCGAGCATGGACTTCATTCGCCGCCCGGAGGAGTTCGATGTCGTCGTTGCCTCTAACCTCTTCGGCGATATTCTGACGGATATCGGCGCGATCATTACCGGGAGCATGGGTCTCGCACCCTCGGCGAATATCAACGTCTCGGGCGAGTATCCGTCGATGTTTGAGCCGGTACATGGCAGCGCACCCGACATCGCCGGCGACAGCGTCGCGAACCCGCTGGCGACGATCCTCTCGGTCGCGATGATGCTTGATCACCTCGGCGAGGCAGAGGCAAGCGACGCGCTCTGGGCCGCCGTTGAGGAGCAGTTGGCCGATTCGGACGCGCCCCGAACGCCCGACCTCAGCGGATCGGCTCGGACGGAAGATGTCGTCGCGGATCTGCGGACCCGGATCTAG
- a CDS encoding VOC family protein: MELIHININVSDAEETIEFYEQFGFEESWEFETPDGKTTNRYIADENGIELQLSDTDGEEEFEPGTAWDHLAIGVDDVDEVFESIDHYGVEKEPGDQPEAGARTAFVIDPDGRTVELVEPLE; this comes from the coding sequence ATGGAGCTCATCCATATCAACATCAATGTCTCCGACGCCGAGGAGACAATCGAATTCTACGAACAGTTTGGATTCGAGGAGAGTTGGGAGTTCGAAACGCCGGACGGCAAGACGACGAACCGATACATCGCAGACGAAAACGGGATCGAACTCCAGCTTTCGGATACCGACGGTGAGGAGGAGTTCGAGCCCGGGACGGCGTGGGACCACCTTGCCATCGGCGTCGACGATGTCGACGAGGTTTTTGAGTCGATCGACCACTACGGGGTCGAGAAGGAACCGGGCGATCAACCCGAGGCCGGCGCGCGAACGGCCTTCGTCATCGATCCAGATGGCCGAACAGTTGAACTGGTCGAACCGCTCGAGTAA
- a CDS encoding IclR family transcriptional regulator, translating into MGRQAKHPVRTTEKSLEIISTLNRLGEARLTELADELNFGKSAVHNHLSTLEEHGYVIKENNTYRLSLKFLDIGGQIRGEMDVYKVAEPKVKELAEESGELVHLVIEEDGRGVYLCRAKGERAVDLDTYIGCHHLMHSSAFGKAILSHLPKERVDEIIDQHGLPEVTPKTITSRDELFDELERTQERGFAVDDEERLEGLRCIAAPIRFNSDVVGAISISAPTARIDDDWESNDFVEPLRRATNVIELNKYKM; encoded by the coding sequence ATGGGAAGACAAGCCAAACACCCGGTTCGCACGACTGAGAAGTCATTGGAGATCATCTCGACGCTCAACCGGTTGGGCGAAGCGCGGCTAACTGAGCTGGCCGACGAACTCAATTTCGGGAAGAGTGCCGTCCACAATCATCTCAGCACGCTCGAGGAACACGGATACGTCATTAAGGAGAATAACACCTACCGGCTCAGCCTCAAGTTCCTCGATATCGGGGGGCAGATACGGGGCGAGATGGACGTTTATAAGGTCGCGGAACCAAAAGTCAAAGAGCTAGCCGAGGAGTCAGGCGAGCTCGTTCACCTCGTCATCGAAGAGGACGGAAGGGGCGTATACCTCTGTCGGGCGAAGGGAGAACGTGCGGTCGATCTGGACACGTACATTGGATGCCACCATCTGATGCACAGCTCGGCGTTCGGGAAAGCTATCCTCTCGCACCTTCCGAAGGAACGCGTCGACGAAATCATCGATCAACACGGACTGCCGGAAGTGACGCCGAAAACGATAACGTCGCGTGACGAGCTTTTCGACGAGCTCGAACGAACCCAAGAGCGTGGCTTCGCGGTGGACGACGAGGAGCGCCTCGAGGGGCTCCGCTGTATCGCCGCTCCGATCCGGTTTAATTCGGACGTGGTCGGAGCGATCAGCATTTCGGCGCCGACGGCCCGGATCGACGACGACTGGGAATCGAACGACTTCGTCGAACCGCTCCGCCGAGCGACGAACGTGATCGAACTCAACAAATATAAGATGTAG